The genomic DNA CGGCCGGGATCGGCAGGCGACGGCCAGCGATCACCGCGGTCTTGGGGGCCTGAGCGCCCGGCTCGCGCTTCCACGCCCAGCACAGCGTCGGGGTCTCCTGGCGCTGCAGGGTCTTAAGCGGCTCGTCCGGCAGCGGCGAGACGAACACCTGCTCGGCGATCTTGGCGACGTCACTCGACTCGATGGCGGGCGGCGCGACCAGGTCGTAGGAGTTGGTGGCCCGCAACGCGGCTGCGGTGGTGGCGTTGACCTTCGCGACCCCGTCGGACAGCACCACGTAGAGCTGCTCGCCGGACTCGGTGACGGTCTTGAACACCGACCCGATGACGAGGTTGGGCGGCAGGCCGACGCTGTTGGGGGCGCCGGCGGCGCGGATCTGCGGCAGCTGCCACGGCCCGACGTTCGGCAGCGCGTTGAACAGCCCCTCCGAGATCGGTGTGGCCTTTGCCGTCACCGGGATGCCGACGGCCGAGGTCACGGCGCGGTCGGACAGGTCGATGGCATGCCGGCCGACATCGGTGACCAACCAGTCGGCGCCGTCGAAGGTCACCAGCATGGCCTGGTCCGGACGCATCGGACCGACCGTGGTGTCGGTGATCAGCGGCAGCACGATGACTGACGTATCGATGGTCGGCACAACGCTTTCCGCCTTGGTGACGGTGTCGCACAGCGTCCACGTCGACTCGGCGACAGGTGACACGGGCGTCGCGTACGGCGCGCCGGGGATGCCGATCGGCTGCCCCTTGGGCATCCGGTTGAGTTCCTCGGACTTCACGGCCGACGGCGTCCCCGGGTTGCCGAGTACCAGCCGCGCCGACGTGAGGTTGTACACCGGCCGCAGCTGGTCGGTGTTCGGCATCACGATGTAGAGCTGGTTGGTGGTCCGGTCGACCAGCAGGCTGTCACCGCCGCGCTTGCCAAGGGGCTTGAAGTACGCCATGAGCGCCGCGCCAAGGCAGATCACCACCGCCAGGACGATGCCGAGGAACACTGCGCGGCTGTAGAACTGCAGCGGATCGTCGAACATCCTGGTGTCGCGGCGCACGATCGCGTGCTCGACCCGGCGGAGCAGGAAGCGCCAGCCGCTGACCTGGATCTTGGTGGTGAGTCTGAAGCCTGCCACGAGATACCCGGCCTAGCCGCTGATGTTCAGCCGCGCATGCACGGCATCGATGGCGTCGGCCATGTCCTGGCCACTGATCTCGCTGAGCTGTTCGACGTCGAGGCTCTCGAAGTCCAGCGACCTCGCCAACCTCATGTCGCGGCACTGCTCGCCCGCCTCGACCAGCTGCCGCGCATACCGTCCGTTGCCTGCGATGTCGAGGGCGGGCTTGCCGTTGAGTGACCGCTGCCCCAGCAGTGTCGCCGCCTCCAGCACCCGCTTGGCCGCCTCGTCGCTCAGCGCCGAGTCATTGCTCTCGGCAAGCACTTTGGCGATCGCCACGATCTCGTCGGGCGCATACGAATCGAATTCGACGCGCGTGGCGAAGCGCGACCGCAGGCCGTCGTTCGTCTCGAGCAGGCGGTCGATGTCCGCGCTGTAGCCCGCGATGATCACCACGAGGCGGTCGCGGTCGTTCTCCATGCGGGCGAGCAGGGTGTCCAGCGCCTCGGTGCCGAACGGGTCAGCCTGGCCGTTGCGCTCCTGCACCAGGGTGTAGGCCTCGTCGATGAACAGGACGCCACCCAGGGCGCGGTCGATGGTGCGGGCCGTCTTGACCGACGACTGTCCCTCGTACTCCGCGACGAAGTCCTTGCGGCTGGTCTCCACGAGCTTGGGTTCGGTGATGACGCCGAGCCCGGCGAGGATGTTGGCGACCACGCGGGCGATCGTGGTCTTGCCGGTGCCGGGCGGGCCGGTGAAGATCATGTGCTTGGACTGCTGGGCCACCTTCATGCCGCGCGCAGCCCGCACCTTCGCCATCTGCGTTGCGGCGCGGTAGCGCTCGATCTGATCCTTGACCCGGCTCAGCCCGATCTGCCGGTCGAGTTCGGCCTGCGCCTCGGCCAGCAGCTTCTCCCGGCCGCTGGTGTCGGCGACCACGCTGTCGGGATCCCACGGGTCGCGGCGGGAGGCGATCTGCTCGGCGGTGGTGGTCTGCAGGCGGTAGGTCGGATCGCGAAGCGCAGCAGTGACCTTCGGCTCCGGGTGGGTTGCCTGCAGCCACTCCAGCAGCGCGACGGCCGATTCCTCGTTGCCCTGGCTGCGACGCGTCATGGCGAGGAACCAGGCGATCGCGGTCGCGCACGCCTCGCCGGCCGGCGACGAATTCGATTCGGTGAGACGACGTTCGGCCTCGGTGAACAGACCTAGGTTGGCGGCGGCCACGCCGTGCGCCACCCCGCCGGCGGCACCGAGGAACTTGTCCGGCCAGTTGCTCGCCCCACGCACCTCGTCGATGACGTCAGTCCACCTTTGCGCGGCGGCGTAGGTGACGGCCTTGACCCACGACAGCAGATGCTCCGCCCCCGCGGCGGGGGCGTCCTCGAGCGCGTCCATCGCGTCGGCGTAGTTGCCGCCGTTCGCTTCGTTGACGGCGAAGCCCATCGTGATGGCCAGGGGCGAATTCACCGGGTAGGTGATGTCGCCGAACTGGCCGCCGATCGGCATGCGGGCGTTCAAGGCGTTCATCGAGATCTCAGCGGCGCCCGCGAGCTGTCCGAAGTTGCCGCGTGAGTACCAGGCCCGGAACACCGTCACGCGGTCCGTGTCGCCGCATCGGATCCGGCCGACCCACGCGTCGCACGCCGTCTCGTCGATGTTCGTGATCTCCGTGAACATCTCGAGCGATCGCGCCGGCGACGTGGGCAGCATGCCCACGGCGCTCCCGAACAGTCCGGCCAAGTGGTCAGTCATCATCACCTGCATATCGTGTCGCGAATACGGATGCGCGTTCCCGGTCGGCTTCCTCGGGTGACGGCAGCTCGAGGTCCCGGCTCAGGAAGTCCCGGGTGGATGCGTCGTCGTGGCCTTGCTGTCGCATGCCCTCGAGCATGAACGAATACTGCGCGGACCTGGCGTCCTGCGTCGCCAGCCGGGCCAGGACGACGACCTCCTCGGCCAGCTGCGACTCCGACATGCGGGTCACCCTGGGGGACAGCTCGATCCGACTGACGCGGCCGTCCATGAACGCCGTGACGGTCACCGTCCCGGGAGGGTTCGTGACGCTGAACAGCGGCACGGGGACACCGTCGTCGTCCACGTCCGGCAGCCGATCGGGGATGATCGCTTCGGTGACGACCGCGGCCTCCGCCGGGTGCTCGACGAAGTCGTCGAAGGCGGCCAGATCGGAGTCGAGACCGGCATCGGGCGCGGAGAAGTCCAACGCGGACAGGGCGTCGTAGTCGTCGTCCGGTCCGTCGTCGAAGTGATCAGGCGAAGTGTGGTCCACCCCCGGTTTGCCTTTCTCCGTTCGCCGTCAGTCTGGGTAGGCGTCGTGCTCGGCGCCATTGTCGAAGCCGCCGTGGTCGAACCAGCCGCGGGACGGCAGGAACTCGAGCAGTCCGTCGAGCGCCCGCTGCAGGTTCTCCTTGGTACCAGACAGGAAGCTCCCGTAGAGGTCGCCGTTGACCCGCCGCGGGATCGACACGATGCGGCCCTGTCGCGCGTCGAGCACACCGGCAGCGACGTCGGTGTGTGTGGTCGTTCCGCCTGGATGCCGCTCGATGGCAGTGATCTCGACCCAGCTGTCCGGTGCGGCGACGGCATCGGCGTAGATCCTCGCCGAGGTTGGCGCGATGCCGAACTGGCCCAGTTGGTTCGCGGTCGCCGAGTCACCCAGCTTGCTGGCCACCCCGGTGAGCGGTTCGACCTCGGCGGGCGTGCCTGGTCCGAGCACGACGTTGACCATCCCGGCGAGACCGATCTGGGGTGCCACGCGCTGCAGGACGATGAGGTCCTCGTCGCGAGCCGCGATGACGTGCCGATCTCCCTTGCGGCACACCGTGAACCGGACCATCTTCCCGCCCTGGTCCCGGCGCCACCAGCGCCCCTCGAGCGTTCGATCGGCGCGGCTGAGCGTGTCGAGCATCGCCGCGACCTCCGGGTGCGGCTCACCGAAGACGTCGAGGACGCCCTGCGCCATCAGGTCACGGGTCACCTGATCCCACACGAGATCGCGTAGCTCGGGGATCGGGATGTTCGGACGGATGCCCATCGATGGTGGGAAGTCCACGAGATTGAGCTTGTCGGCGATGAGCAGGAGGCCGTCGATGGTCACTTCCACGCCCACGACGTCGTCGAAGTGGGTGCCGCCGTGGCCTGCGCCGAATCCACTCGTCATGGTCACCTCGGTGCCATCTGCGCACCGAGCAGCGCGCCGGCGTCCTGATCGGTCGCGTCGTAGCGGCTCGCCGCGGTCTGCAGGTCGTCCTGGAGTTCCTCGGACGCCTGCCCCATCGCGGTTCCCGCCGCCACGCGTGCGTGCTGTGCCGCCTCCACCGCCACTGCGGTCGACCAGGCGATGACGCCGTGGCTGAACCGCACCGCGGTGTCGACGCCGGCCGTCACCTCGGTCGCGGACCGGATCTCCGCGGCTGCCTGCCCCTGCTTCGCGGCCAGCTCCCGGACGTGTGCCGTGGTGACCTGCAAATCGCTCGACATCTAGACCCCCCTCGCTCTCATTGTTCTACCGTGCCGTCACTGCCGTCGACCCGGTTCCGCCATCCCGGGCGTCAGACGACCCGATTTGGTCGCCCACCAGCCGCTCGTGGTCGACGGGTGCGCGCTCGCCGCCCGGCGTTCCTGGCCCGGCAGCGACGGCGTCGTCGGGCTTGCCGTCGCCATCGGCGTCCTGTTCGACGTCGAGCACTCCGTCGCGGTTCTCGTCGTCCTCGGCGTCGGTCACGCCGTCACCGTCGGAGTCGTCGCGCACGTCGGGCACGCCGTCGCGGTCCGAGTCCTTGGCTGCGTCGGCCCGCTCCTTCTCCTCGGCGGCCTTCTGCTCGGCGTTCTGGTTCAGCGCCTGCTGCACCGCGGACTGGATCAGGCTGGCGAGCTGGGCGGCATTCATGCCGGCCGCCGTCGCGGCCGGTAGTGCACCGGCAGCGGCGGGTAGTGCGGCGGCGGGCGCGGCCCCCATCGGGGGTGCCATCGCGCCGCCGGATACGCCCGACCCGACCGGCGGGGATGCGGGTGCGCTCGGCAGGTCGGACGCCGGCACGTCGTCCACCGGTGCGGCATCCACGTCCGAGGCCGGGGCTCCACCCGATGCACTGCCACCGGACGCGCCGCCACCGGACGCCCCACCACCCAAGCTGCCGCCAGGCGCGCTGCCGGGCTCGTCGCGAGACCCTTCGTCGCCGTCGGTGTGCCCGCCGCCGGAGGGCTCGCCGCCAGGCTCCTCGCCGGGCCCAGTCCCCCCGTCGTCGGTCGGCTCGGACGGGGGCGGAACGTCGGTGCCCGGACTCTCGATGCTCGGACCCCCGCGCGACATGGTTCCCAGACCGGTGACGCGCTCGTACCGGTCGGCGGTCTGGCGGATCCCCGCTGCGTTCGCGTTGACCTGTTGGGTCAGTTGGACGAGTTGGGTGGTGCAGACGCCGAGTGCCTTGGTGACGGCGGCGATCTCCATCGCCAGGGCGGCGCCCTGCCCGACGTATGGCGTGGCCGCGACGAGCATGGTCACAAGGCCGACGTCGGCCAGCCAGTCGCTCTGGTCGTCGAGTGCGGTGCGGGTGGCGACGATCTGATTCGCCTCCCGGGTCAGGACGGCGTTGACCGCTTGGTCCGCTGCCGAGACCGCCCGGGTGCGGCCGATCTGCCGCTCGTTGGCATCCCCGTAGGCGCCCGAGCCGCGGCCCGACCAGCAGTCGTCCGGGTGCGCCGACGACAGCGTCGCGCCTGCTCGCTGGAACCGCGCCGCGCCCTCATTGAACCGTGCGCCGTCCTCGGGGTCGCCGAAGCCCGTCGTGAACTTCATCCCGCCAATGGTCTTCTGGCCGCCAGTCAGGATCGGCCGGTTGGCGCGCTCGAGGAACCGCTGTACGTCGGGGCGCGCGAGGAACTTCAGCGCGTCGTCGGCGTAGGTCGA from Mycolicibacterium arabiense includes the following:
- a CDS encoding EspA/EspE family type VII secretion system effector → MSLVGDIKDVGDALWEVGKAGQELAGEADTLARGLKGLGNLFERFSPAGRLADLAKLGRKMSTYADDALKFLARPDVQRFLERANRPILTGGQKTIGGMKFTTGFGDPEDGARFNEGAARFQRAGATLSSAHPDDCWSGRGSGAYGDANERQIGRTRAVSAADQAVNAVLTREANQIVATRTALDDQSDWLADVGLVTMLVAATPYVGQGAALAMEIAAVTKALGVCTTQLVQLTQQVNANAAGIRQTADRYERVTGLGTMSRGGPSIESPGTDVPPPSEPTDDGGTGPGEEPGGEPSGGGHTDGDEGSRDEPGSAPGGSLGGGASGGGASGGSASGGAPASDVDAAPVDDVPASDLPSAPASPPVGSGVSGGAMAPPMGAAPAAALPAAAGALPAATAAGMNAAQLASLIQSAVQQALNQNAEQKAAEEKERADAAKDSDRDGVPDVRDDSDGDGVTDAEDDENRDGVLDVEQDADGDGKPDDAVAAGPGTPGGERAPVDHERLVGDQIGSSDARDGGTGSTAVTAR
- a CDS encoding ESX-1 secretion-associated protein, giving the protein MSSDLQVTTAHVRELAAKQGQAAAEIRSATEVTAGVDTAVRFSHGVIAWSTAVAVEAAQHARVAAGTAMGQASEELQDDLQTAASRYDATDQDAGALLGAQMAPR
- the eccA gene encoding type VII secretion AAA-ATPase EccA, producing MTDHLAGLFGSAVGMLPTSPARSLEMFTEITNIDETACDAWVGRIRCGDTDRVTVFRAWYSRGNFGQLAGAAEISMNALNARMPIGGQFGDITYPVNSPLAITMGFAVNEANGGNYADAMDALEDAPAAGAEHLLSWVKAVTYAAAQRWTDVIDEVRGASNWPDKFLGAAGGVAHGVAAANLGLFTEAERRLTESNSSPAGEACATAIAWFLAMTRRSQGNEESAVALLEWLQATHPEPKVTAALRDPTYRLQTTTAEQIASRRDPWDPDSVVADTSGREKLLAEAQAELDRQIGLSRVKDQIERYRAATQMAKVRAARGMKVAQQSKHMIFTGPPGTGKTTIARVVANILAGLGVITEPKLVETSRKDFVAEYEGQSSVKTARTIDRALGGVLFIDEAYTLVQERNGQADPFGTEALDTLLARMENDRDRLVVIIAGYSADIDRLLETNDGLRSRFATRVEFDSYAPDEIVAIAKVLAESNDSALSDEAAKRVLEAATLLGQRSLNGKPALDIAGNGRYARQLVEAGEQCRDMRLARSLDFESLDVEQLSEISGQDMADAIDAVHARLNISG
- a CDS encoding YbaB/EbfC family DNA-binding protein is translated as MDHTSPDHFDDGPDDDYDALSALDFSAPDAGLDSDLAAFDDFVEHPAEAAVVTEAIIPDRLPDVDDDGVPVPLFSVTNPPGTVTVTAFMDGRVSRIELSPRVTRMSESQLAEEVVVLARLATQDARSAQYSFMLEGMRQQGHDDASTRDFLSRDLELPSPEEADRERASVFATRYAGDDD
- the eccB gene encoding type VII secretion protein EccB — protein: MAGFRLTTKIQVSGWRFLLRRVEHAIVRRDTRMFDDPLQFYSRAVFLGIVLAVVICLGAALMAYFKPLGKRGGDSLLVDRTTNQLYIVMPNTDQLRPVYNLTSARLVLGNPGTPSAVKSEELNRMPKGQPIGIPGAPYATPVSPVAESTWTLCDTVTKAESVVPTIDTSVIVLPLITDTTVGPMRPDQAMLVTFDGADWLVTDVGRHAIDLSDRAVTSAVGIPVTAKATPISEGLFNALPNVGPWQLPQIRAAGAPNSVGLPPNLVIGSVFKTVTESGEQLYVVLSDGVAKVNATTAAALRATNSYDLVAPPAIESSDVAKIAEQVFVSPLPDEPLKTLQRQETPTLCWAWKREPGAQAPKTAVIAGRRLPIPAVAMNSGIDQIGGDSTVYVNGGQFIRLQSPDPRYGESLYYIDPQGVRYGVPNDDTANSLGLSGPLTAPWQVVSLLVDGPVLSKEAALLEHDTLPADPFPRPVGEGTRGGAQPAANTGGG
- a CDS encoding ESX secretion-associated protein EspG, whose protein sequence is MTSGFGAGHGGTHFDDVVGVEVTIDGLLLIADKLNLVDFPPSMGIRPNIPIPELRDLVWDQVTRDLMAQGVLDVFGEPHPEVAAMLDTLSRADRTLEGRWWRRDQGGKMVRFTVCRKGDRHVIAARDEDLIVLQRVAPQIGLAGMVNVVLGPGTPAEVEPLTGVASKLGDSATANQLGQFGIAPTSARIYADAVAAPDSWVEITAIERHPGGTTTHTDVAAGVLDARQGRIVSIPRRVNGDLYGSFLSGTKENLQRALDGLLEFLPSRGWFDHGGFDNGAEHDAYPD